The DNA segment AATTATCATAACGTCCCTGCGTTACCTGCCTTTGCTGAAAGGAGTTCGGCTCCTGCAGGCAGGTGTTACTTACTTAGTGTCGGTTCGAGGGGCGGGATTAATAGTTTAGGAGCTGACGGCCAGTTAGCCCTCAAACATTAATTAAGAACGTACTCATCATCTCTTAGTGGGAACGAGCACTCTTTCAGCTTTAGGTAAGGGTAGAGGGTTAGCAAAAGGCGAATGTGTGGGTTTTATCTATAATCTTTTCACAGACTTCCTAAATTGGCTTGGAGTTAACCCTGTCTTCTTTTTGAATGCGGTATTAAAGACTGATTTTGAAGCAAAACCGGATGCCAACATGATTTGCTCTATGGTTAGATTTATAGCTGATGGCTCTTGCAATAACAGTATACTTTCGTTTACACGAAAGTCAATTAGATACTGGTTAAAATTCTTCTTTACTACCTTATTCAGATAGGCCGACAACTCATTTACTGGTATGTTAATCCTATCTGCAACCATAGAGGCTGATAAATCTATGTTCGTGTAAATTTTTTCAACGGTAAAAGCATTGTGAAGCTCATAAGATATGGCATTAATAAGGCTACTCGGTAGAAAATTCTTTCGATTTTCAATTTTAAGTGTTTTGGGTACGGCAATGATCTGAACTAAAAAATAGGATAATCCTATCGTGAGAATCATTTCAGCGATCACAAACATCATCCATGAAGTTGCCTCGCTAATAAAGCTCAATTGCTCATGAAGAACCACTTCTGCTAGCCATAGCAAATTCCAGCAGATCATTGAAAAGATCACGACTTTGAATGACTTTCTTTCCGCCCTAAAAAGTGTAAAAGTCAGTAATACCAGCCAAGCTGTTTTGATAATGTCAAAAATCATCCCCAAGCTTGATTGAAAATAATAGATTAGCACCAGGTTCAGAGGAAGTATAAGAAAGGCAGGGACGAATAATAAAATATCGCGTTTCGAGGGAGTCCCCAAGCGAACGGGAGCCCGTACAAATAAAACCCAACTCGTGAGCATTCCCATTTCAAATGCTCCTATGGCAGCACGATAGATATCAAGGACAGGTCGGGTCAGTATAGTAGCTATCCAAGAGGTATAGTTAAGGATACCGTATAAATCTGTCGCCAACTTAATGTAGAAAAAAAGTAAAAGCCAAAATATGACAGGTGAGTTACGATCAAACTTTATTCGTAGATAAATTACGAATAATACAGAGAGAAAAAGCTGCATTATTTCAGTGAAACTCTTTAACCAGTAGAAGTCGATCATGGGGTGCAAATAAATTCGTTCTGATTTTATTTTCAGAACGATATCATCACTATTTCTACGAATTATTGCATCAAGATTGATTCGAAATGAACTACAAAATTCATATATATCAACTAATAGGCACAAATAAACTTGCATTTTCTATGTCAGTCATTCTGGCAATTGGTTTAATCATTATGGCTAGCATAGAAGGCGGACTGGATAAAACCATTTTGTATTTGCTCACAATGGCTGCATGTTTTCTTTTATCAGAATTCATCTATTTCACAGGAAAAGTAAGTTTGAAGCCATGGAAAATTACACACCCCAGGCAGGAGCTTCTTGTCACTTTTGGTGTGGTGCTGGCAGGTATAGGACTTCTTATTTACTGGTTTTTGATTATCGACCAATCCCATGCAAGTCAAATGACAAAAACAATAACAATGATCTTGCGATTGCTTTTCATCTTTCCTGTTTTTCTTCTTGTATACTTTTTAGCTATTAAAAAATACAAGCCTCTTACCATCGGAATATGGAGCTTCAAATACTGGTTTATCAGTCTTCCGCTGATTGTGTTGATAGGAGGTGTTGCTTATTTAGGCTTCCCGGACGGAATGATTCAAGAATTCACCATTCAACAATTCATATTTTTAGGGTTTTTGACAGCTGCCATTCCTGAAGAAATAGCCCGAACGCTGTTTCAGTCCCGACTTGGCAGAGTTATCCATCATAAGGGGATGGCCTGGTTTATCGTATCATTTATTTGGGCACTACAGCATATTCCCCTATTCGCCTTTAAATCAAATGGAGATTTATATGGTGCCACGATAGGGGCATTAGGCATCCTTCCGATTGGTCTGCTTTGGGGCTACCTCAACGAACGCTACAGATCAATAATCCCATCAGTGCTGATCCATGGTACCAATATTTGGGGATTAAACAACATCTTTTAAAATCACTTCAGATGCACTTATATATTCAGTGAATTTACTTGGGTTGGTTTTCATTAAAAACTTCATCAAAGCGAAACTGGAATTTGCTCTAACATAAAATCTTTACCGATATACAACTGCCCACGCACAACCCAACGCTGAGTTATATATCTGATTGTATATTAACTACGCGCTGATTGATGATTTATACAGCTGTGCGCCTGGACGCGAATTCCTGATATTTGTTATATAATGTCATTGTGTTATGAACGTTTTTTAATAATTAAGCTTTTAGTAAGGAATAGTCAGAATAATATTTTGATTCATCGTAAAATTCTTGGTTTGTCACTATAGCAAAAGCCTGTTTAACCAGCTTATTGGCCACAGCTATTAAGACTAACTTTTTAGCTTTTCCGTTCTGGATGAGTCTGTGATACATGTCATGACACGCCTTGTTATACTGGATGGCTCACCATGAGGCCACATATAGCATTGATCGAAGCCGGTTGCTGCCCATTTTAGTAATATGACCTTTTCCTATCACACTCAAGCCAGACTGGTAGATACGAGGACAAATTCCTATATAAGAAGCTAATTGCTTACTATTGGCAAACTTAGTGAAGCCATTAGTGATGACTAACAGGGTTATTCCCGTCTTCATACCTATACCAGGAATACTCGTAATTAAAGCCAACTGCTTACTAAAATGCTGCTCTGCTTTTTGGAGTAAGCCCTGCTCAGGTTGCTGGATTTTGTCATCTAGTCGCTTAATAAAAAAACTAAGCGTATCCCCATCACTTCCTTACTTTGAAAGGGTTGAACAAGGACCGATTCTAGTTGATTCTTTAAGCATCCTATCTTGTTTCTCTAACAGATTCATGGTAGCCTGAAGCTGAGCTATTTCATGCAATACTGGATTTAGCGGGGACCATAACTTCGGCTCTTCCTTTTCAGCATACATGGCAATAAGCTTAGCATCAGCCTTATCTGTCTTAGCTCGGATCATACGCATTTGACTAAATCGCTTTATTACCAGTGGATTAATCACACTTACCTCAGAGCCCTGCTGATAAAGGTATACGGCCAAACCCAGATAATAAGGCCCAGTGGCTTCCATCACACAATGGACAGCTCTATCCTTTATCGTATCTACGAACTTCCTATAGCCCTGATATTCATTTTTAAACTTAAAGCTGCGGCCTTGGCAGTAGCCATCAAACGAGGTCTTTGAAACATCAATCCCACAATAAACGACTTTGGTGTCAGCATCTTTCATGTTAATTTTATTTTGGAGTTAATGCAGAAGAAAAACTGTTATCCTTTATCAATCCTAGATGCAGGCTCGTAGCCTAATGAACTGTTCAAAGTGGTGACAGAAAGAAAGGGGGACTAGCATCTCGCACGATCTATGAGATCAATGACTTAATTAATCTTACTCCCTTTCTTTTCTTCTGTAATTGCAACTACAAAATATTATTCTGGCCTACACGTCAGACTCAAACATAGGATAACGAGCTTACATGGTGGCTTGTGCTATGAGCCAACAGAGCGGGCCTGCCTGCACGTAGCCGTTTCGGCAAAAGCAGGTTGGCCTGCAAGTGTTTTAAAGGCAAACCTGCCTGTCGGTAGGCAGGTTCCTAATCGCTGAGAATCGTATATTTGAAATCAAACAGACCCAAGAATCATTGCCCATGCAACCATTACCTTCCCGATGATGTCTTTCTGCAAATTAACGTTATGTCTATTTCTTATCGAGTATCATTGATCATGCTATTGGGCATACTGCTGACCACTGAAGCCACTGCCCAAAAAGAACCTCTATCTCCCGAACTCAAAGCCGTTGATGAACTGGTTCAATGGCAAAAAGAGTCTTTTGATGCGCCAGGCATAGCGGTCGGGATTATAAAAAACGGAGAGGTTTACTATGCTAGTGCGCATGGAGTGCAAGGTGTAGTAACGCAAACCCCACTTACCACCAAATCGCTGTTTCACATGGCCTCAGTGTCAAAGCCTTTTGTGGCTACGGCCATAGTACAGTTGATGGAGCAGGGCAAACTCAAGCTGGAAGATAAACTCACCGATCACCTGCCTTACTTCATCATGGCAGACAAGCGCTACAAGAAGATTACTTTAGCCCATATGCTCAACCATTCTTCGGGCATCCCTAATGTGGAGGATTATGAATGGGACAAGCCACAGTATGATGAAGGAGCTGCCGAACGCTATTCCAGAACCTTTACAGAAGCGAAGCTAGACTTCAGGCCAGGTAAAAGATTCTCCTATAGCAATGCTGCTTTTGATATCCTCTGCGATGTTATTGCCAAAGCTTCAGGTATGACCTTCGAAGACTACACCCAGCAGTATATTTTTGAGCCGGTGGGTATGGTGAACAGTACCTTCTATAAGCCTGATGTCCCTGAAGCACTGGCTACCCAACCTCATGTTTTAGGTGAAGACCTGAGCAGGGTGGTCAGTGAGGTATATCCTTATAACCGAAGGCACGCCGGTAGTTCTACTTTACACTCTAATGTAGTGGACA comes from the Verrucomicrobiota bacterium genome and includes:
- a CDS encoding helix-turn-helix domain-containing protein: MATDLYGILNYTSWIATILTRPVLDIYRAAIGAFEMGMLTSWVLFVRAPVRLGTPSKRDILLFVPAFLILPLNLVLIYYFQSSLGMIFDIIKTAWLVLLTFTLFRAERKSFKVVIFSMICWNLLWLAEVVLHEQLSFISEATSWMMFVIAEMILTIGLSYFLVQIIAVPKTLKIENRKNFLPSSLINAISYELHNAFTVEKIYTNIDLSASMVADRINIPVNELSAYLNKVVKKNFNQYLIDFRVNESILLLQEPSAINLTIEQIMLASGFASKSVFNTAFKKKTGLTPSQFRKSVKRL
- a CDS encoding transposase → MKDADTKVVYCGIDVSKTSFDGYCQGRSFKFKNEYQGYRKFVDTIKDRAVHCVMEATGPYYLGLAVYLYQQGSEVSVINPLVIKRFSQMRMIRAKTDKADAKLIAMYAEKEEPKLWSPLNPVLHEIAQLQATMNLLEKQDRMLKESTRIGPCSTLSK
- a CDS encoding serine hydrolase, with amino-acid sequence MSISYRVSLIMLLGILLTTEATAQKEPLSPELKAVDELVQWQKESFDAPGIAVGIIKNGEVYYASAHGVQGVVTQTPLTTKSLFHMASVSKPFVATAIVQLMEQGKLKLEDKLTDHLPYFIMADKRYKKITLAHMLNHSSGIPNVEDYEWDKPQYDEGAAERYSRTFTEAKLDFRPGKRFSYSNAAFDILCDVIAKASGMTFEDYTQQYIFEPVGMVNSTFYKPDVPEALATQPHVLGEDLSRVVSEVYPYNRRHAGSSTLHSNVVDMMLWAKVNLNKGSINGKRIYQESSYDLLTTAQVQINDKRSVGLSWFLGSMKDSRLIYHTGEDLGYSSAFAFLPETKSALVAMVNIDGYKHNAAGIIMANALFGDSLALKVPVHYKLKDYIFEEGMEKVKEVYYEERNREPQRYLTDPKYFDDLGYLLMDRGNPEKALECFQFLVELEPEYAGWYDSVGDAYVALDKTDLAITWYKKALEIKPKQQFTIDKLEKLLKK
- a CDS encoding CPBP family intramembrane glutamic endopeptidase, producing MNYKIHIYQLIGTNKLAFSMSVILAIGLIIMASIEGGLDKTILYLLTMAACFLLSEFIYFTGKVSLKPWKITHPRQELLVTFGVVLAGIGLLIYWFLIIDQSHASQMTKTITMILRLLFIFPVFLLVYFLAIKKYKPLTIGIWSFKYWFISLPLIVLIGGVAYLGFPDGMIQEFTIQQFIFLGFLTAAIPEEIARTLFQSRLGRVIHHKGMAWFIVSFIWALQHIPLFAFKSNGDLYGATIGALGILPIGLLWGYLNERYRSIIPSVLIHGTNIWGLNNIF